A window of the Lactobacillus amylovorus DSM 20531 genome harbors these coding sequences:
- a CDS encoding lysophospholipid acyltransferase family protein: MFYKIIRPIVRFIVWVLNGHLHVHHKDHLPKGNYILVAPHRTWWEPLLFALGASPMEFMFMAKIELFKNPVLRFILNHAHAFPVDRKNPGPSALKVPVKGLRKGKLSLIIFPSGTRHSAELKGGALVISKMSKKPMVPVVYQGPLSFKGLLKRKPMEVNFGNPITIDKKTKLTHENEQIIYKQLEDAWDKLDKELDPNFHYVAK; this comes from the coding sequence ATGTTTTATAAAATTATTCGCCCCATCGTCCGTTTCATCGTTTGGGTGCTCAACGGACACTTGCACGTTCATCATAAGGATCACCTGCCTAAAGGCAATTATATTTTAGTTGCACCGCACCGTACTTGGTGGGAACCACTTTTGTTTGCTCTTGGTGCTAGTCCAATGGAATTTATGTTCATGGCCAAAATTGAACTATTCAAAAATCCAGTTTTGCGTTTTATCTTGAACCATGCTCATGCATTTCCGGTAGATCGTAAGAATCCTGGCCCCTCTGCACTAAAGGTTCCGGTTAAAGGACTAAGAAAAGGAAAACTTTCATTAATTATCTTTCCTTCCGGAACTAGACACTCTGCTGAATTAAAAGGCGGTGCATTGGTAATTTCTAAGATGTCAAAAAAGCCAATGGTTCCGGTAGTTTACCAAGGACCACTTTCATTTAAGGGATTACTTAAAAGAAAGCCAATGGAAGTTAACTTTGGCAATCCAATCACGATTGATAAAAAGACCAAGTTAACTCATGAAAATGAACAAATTATTTATAAACAGTTGGAAGATGCCTGGGACAAGCTTGATAAAGAACTAGACCCTAACTTCCACTATGTTGCAAAATAA
- a CDS encoding SAM-dependent methyltransferase — protein MLEKTFYKMMLSKSFPFPVKVTYWDGKSEVYGNGTPEIEIVFNEKIPMGDITRNASLALGEGYMDKKIEIHGDIQKLILGAYESADSFMRSSKFRKFLPKQKHTEKQSEEDVQSHYDIGNDFYKLWLDPTLTYSCAYFEDGNENDLEQAQIAKVHHILNKLNPQKGKTLLDIGCGWGTLMLTAAKEYGLKVTGVTLSEEQYRLVQKRIYDENLQDVAEVRLEDYRELGDQKWDYVTSVGMFEHVGSENLPKYFADVYKYLNKDGVALIHGITRQQGGATNAWINKYIFPGGYIPGLQEIVGDIVDSGLQITDMETLRRHYQRTLEIWDKNFNAVRDQVEGKMGERFTRMWDMYLNACAASFESGNIDVIQYLLTKGPSGKNLPMTRDYMLK, from the coding sequence TTGTTAGAAAAAACATTTTACAAAATGATGCTTAGCAAGTCCTTCCCTTTTCCCGTTAAAGTAACCTACTGGGACGGTAAAAGCGAAGTCTACGGTAATGGTACTCCTGAAATCGAAATTGTCTTTAACGAAAAGATCCCTATGGGCGACATTACTAGAAATGCTTCACTCGCACTTGGTGAAGGATACATGGATAAGAAAATTGAAATCCATGGGGATATTCAAAAATTAATTTTGGGTGCTTACGAAAGTGCCGACAGTTTCATGCGTTCTTCAAAGTTCCGCAAATTTTTACCAAAGCAAAAGCACACTGAAAAGCAAAGTGAAGAAGACGTACAAAGCCACTACGATATTGGTAACGACTTCTACAAATTATGGCTTGATCCAACTTTGACTTACTCATGTGCTTACTTTGAAGATGGTAATGAAAATGATCTTGAACAAGCTCAAATTGCTAAAGTTCATCACATTTTAAACAAATTAAACCCACAAAAAGGCAAGACTTTACTCGACATCGGTTGTGGCTGGGGTACATTGATGCTCACTGCTGCTAAGGAATACGGCCTTAAGGTTACCGGTGTTACTTTGAGTGAAGAACAATACAGGTTGGTCCAAAAGCGTATCTACGATGAAAACTTGCAAGATGTAGCTGAAGTTAGACTTGAAGACTACCGTGAACTTGGTGATCAAAAGTGGGATTACGTAACTTCAGTTGGTATGTTTGAACACGTTGGTTCAGAAAACTTGCCTAAGTACTTCGCAGATGTTTACAAGTACTTAAACAAAGATGGTGTCGCTTTAATCCACGGCATTACTCGTCAACAAGGCGGTGCTACTAACGCTTGGATTAACAAATACATCTTCCCAGGTGGTTACATTCCAGGTTTGCAAGAAATCGTCGGCGATATCGTTGACAGTGGCTTGCAAATCACTGATATGGAAACTCTTCGTCGTCACTACCAAAGAACTCTTGAAATTTGGGACAAGAACTTCAATGCTGTTCGTGATCAAGTTGAAGGTAAAATGGGTGAACGTTTCACTCGTATGTGGGATATGTACTTAAATGCTTGTGCTGCTTCATTTGAATCAGGCAATATCGATGTTATCCAATACTTGCTTACCAAGGGCCCTTCTGGTAAGAATTTGCCAATGACTAGAGATTACATGCTTAAGTAA
- a CDS encoding M13 family metallopeptidase has product MRRFYAVRGGAGDVAEPDVNAKPQDNLYLAVNSEWLSKAEIPADRTSTGVNSELDIKIENRMMKDFADIAAGKEKMPEIKDFDKAIALYKIAKNFEKRDAEEAHPIQNDLQKLLSLTDFADFGKKAKDLYMGPYILPFVYGVDADMKNTDVNVLYFGGPSTFLPDTTTYKTEDAKKLLDILQDQSINLLMMAGIGKTEAREYVENALAFDAKVAKVVKSTEEWADDAAIYNPVSYDKFIAKFKSFNMAQFLDDILPEKQKRVIVMEPRFLDHAEELINAENFDKIKGWMLVKYINSAAKYLSQKFREAAFPFNQAITGAPEMPSQIKQAYRIANSAFDEVVGIFYGKKYFGEKAKHDVEDMIHNMLKVYEDRINHNTWLSDETKKKAIVKLNALVLKIGYPEKIEKIFDLLQVDPEKSLYENEAAMGKVRNEYELEKLTKPVDRSVWLMPGNLNNACYDPQRNDLTFPAGILQKPFYDINQSRGANYGGIGATIGHEVSHAFDNNGAKFDENGNMNNWWTKQDFAEFNKRVGQMIDIFDGLQYGPAKINGKQVVSENIADLAGLACAVQAGKNDGADLKDLFENYSRSWMEKQRSEAIKTEVQTDVHAPQPTRVNIPVQCQDEFYDAFGVKKDDGMWLDPEDRITIW; this is encoded by the coding sequence ATGAGAAGATTTTACGCTGTTCGTGGTGGTGCGGGCGATGTTGCTGAACCAGATGTTAATGCAAAACCACAAGATAATTTATATTTAGCTGTTAATTCAGAGTGGCTTTCTAAAGCTGAAATCCCTGCTGATCGTACTTCAACTGGTGTCAACTCAGAACTAGACATTAAGATTGAAAATAGAATGATGAAAGACTTTGCTGATATTGCTGCAGGCAAAGAAAAGATGCCAGAGATTAAGGATTTTGATAAGGCAATTGCATTGTACAAGATTGCGAAGAATTTTGAGAAGAGGGATGCCGAAGAAGCACATCCTATTCAAAATGACTTGCAAAAGTTATTATCATTAACTGATTTTGCTGACTTTGGTAAAAAAGCTAAAGACTTATACATGGGTCCATATATCTTGCCATTCGTCTATGGCGTCGATGCCGATATGAAGAATACCGACGTTAATGTCTTATACTTTGGTGGTCCAAGCACTTTCTTACCAGATACCACTACTTACAAAACTGAAGATGCTAAGAAGCTTTTGGATATCTTGCAAGATCAAAGCATTAATTTGTTGATGATGGCCGGTATTGGTAAAACTGAAGCTAGAGAATATGTTGAAAATGCTTTGGCATTTGACGCTAAGGTGGCTAAGGTTGTTAAGTCAACTGAAGAATGGGCCGACGACGCAGCTATTTACAACCCAGTTTCATACGACAAATTCATTGCTAAATTCAAGTCATTTAACATGGCTCAATTCTTAGATGATATTTTGCCTGAAAAGCAAAAGCGTGTAATTGTGATGGAACCACGCTTCCTTGATCATGCTGAAGAATTGATCAATGCTGAAAACTTTGACAAAATCAAGGGTTGGATGCTGGTTAAATACATTAATAGTGCAGCTAAATACTTGTCACAAAAGTTTAGAGAAGCTGCGTTTCCATTTAATCAAGCAATTACAGGCGCACCAGAAATGCCATCACAAATTAAGCAGGCTTATCGTATTGCTAACAGTGCCTTTGATGAAGTGGTTGGTATTTTCTATGGTAAGAAATACTTTGGTGAAAAAGCCAAGCATGATGTTGAAGATATGATTCACAACATGCTTAAGGTTTACGAAGATAGAATTAATCATAATACTTGGCTTTCTGATGAAACTAAGAAAAAGGCAATTGTTAAGTTAAATGCTTTGGTTCTTAAGATTGGTTATCCAGAAAAAATTGAAAAGATTTTTGACTTGTTGCAAGTAGATCCTGAAAAGAGCTTATATGAAAATGAAGCTGCTATGGGTAAAGTTCGTAACGAATATGAACTAGAGAAATTGACTAAGCCGGTTGATCGTTCAGTATGGCTCATGCCAGGTAACTTGAACAATGCTTGTTACGACCCACAAAGAAACGATTTAACTTTCCCAGCTGGTATTTTGCAAAAGCCATTCTACGATATTAACCAATCAAGAGGTGCTAACTACGGTGGTATCGGTGCTACTATTGGTCACGAAGTTTCTCACGCCTTTGACAATAATGGTGCTAAGTTTGATGAGAACGGTAATATGAACAACTGGTGGACTAAGCAAGACTTCGCTGAATTTAATAAGCGTGTTGGTCAAATGATCGATATCTTTGATGGTTTGCAATATGGCCCTGCTAAGATTAACGGTAAGCAAGTTGTTTCTGAAAATATTGCTGACCTTGCTGGTTTAGCTTGTGCTGTCCAAGCAGGTAAAAATGATGGTGCAGACTTGAAGGACTTGTTTGAAAACTATTCTAGAAGCTGGATGGAAAAGCAACGTTCTGAAGCAATTAAGACTGAAGTTCAAACTGATGTCCATGCACCACAACCAACTAGAGTAAATATTCCGGTTCAATGCCAAGATGAATTCTATGATGCTTTTGGCGTTAAGAAGGATGACGGCATGTGGCTTGATCCAGAAGATAGAATAACTATTTGGTAA
- a CDS encoding ABC transporter ATP-binding protein, which yields MNNEEKQESVWSKAIPFKEQVAIFKRLMGFVKHFKFEMTIALIGAFLVSIINILLPRGLQYFLDNFLLKQSATTQIILFAGLLYAIGSILKAVIQFTYQYFFALGSEKTLESIRRALYRKLHKLGMRYFDQTPAGSIVSRVTNDTMTLSNFLTVLSTVVIGAFSVVTALVAMFTTNVIAGWIVLAFVPILLFVIWLYSQKSSRLYRNYRERLSRINANLNESIEGVSIIQQFNQEKRMTNQFEGENGGLMNTRFNMIRINSLLLSPLTSLLYSLALAVTLMYFGFPLQATFVPAGVVYAFSQYLSQLFNPISTMMDQMTFFQDGIVAGKRIFAILDDEQYEPKQNAQEGLTISRGKIEFKHVSFSYDGKNEILHDISFVVNPGETLGIVGHTGSGKSSIINVMMRFYEFGKGEILIDDVDIRKYPKEELRKKLGLVLQEPFMFYGDIASNIRLYNKNITDEQIKDAAKAVQADQFIEKMPGKYHAKVIEGGEELSQGQRQLISFARTLVTDPKVLVLDEATANVDTETETMIQQGLKRLRKGRTTLAIAHRLSTIADADQIIVLDKGRIIERGNHEQLLAKKGYYYNLYTLQNNENKE from the coding sequence ATGAATAATGAAGAAAAGCAAGAATCAGTGTGGTCTAAAGCAATTCCATTTAAAGAACAGGTTGCGATTTTTAAACGTTTAATGGGCTTTGTTAAGCACTTTAAATTTGAAATGACTATTGCATTGATTGGGGCATTTTTAGTCAGCATCATTAATATTTTGCTGCCGCGTGGATTGCAGTATTTCTTAGACAACTTTTTGCTTAAACAAAGCGCAACTACCCAGATTATTTTGTTTGCAGGCTTACTTTATGCAATAGGTTCGATTCTAAAAGCGGTCATTCAGTTTACCTACCAATATTTCTTTGCCCTTGGATCTGAAAAAACCTTGGAGAGTATCAGAAGGGCCCTTTACCGGAAATTGCATAAGTTAGGGATGCGCTATTTTGACCAAACTCCTGCAGGTTCAATTGTGTCAAGAGTTACTAACGATACGATGACTTTGAGCAACTTCTTAACTGTGCTTTCAACAGTAGTAATTGGTGCATTTTCTGTAGTTACGGCATTGGTGGCAATGTTTACTACCAACGTGATTGCCGGCTGGATCGTTTTAGCCTTTGTGCCAATTTTGCTCTTTGTGATTTGGCTCTATTCGCAAAAGAGTTCACGGCTTTATCGTAACTATCGTGAACGTTTGAGTAGAATTAACGCTAACTTGAATGAGTCAATTGAAGGTGTCTCAATTATTCAGCAGTTTAATCAAGAAAAGAGAATGACCAACCAATTTGAGGGTGAAAATGGTGGGTTGATGAATACGCGTTTCAACATGATTCGTATTAACTCATTGCTTCTTTCACCTTTGACTAGTTTGCTTTATTCATTGGCTTTAGCTGTGACATTGATGTACTTCGGTTTTCCATTGCAGGCAACATTTGTGCCAGCTGGTGTGGTATATGCTTTCTCACAATACTTGTCACAATTGTTTAATCCAATTTCAACTATGATGGACCAGATGACCTTCTTCCAAGATGGTATAGTAGCCGGTAAGAGAATCTTTGCGATTTTAGATGATGAGCAATATGAGCCAAAGCAAAATGCTCAAGAAGGATTGACTATCAGTCGCGGCAAGATTGAATTCAAGCACGTTAGTTTCTCATATGATGGTAAAAATGAAATCTTGCATGATATTTCATTCGTAGTAAATCCAGGTGAAACTTTAGGTATTGTTGGTCATACTGGATCTGGTAAGAGCTCGATCATCAATGTAATGATGCGTTTTTACGAATTTGGTAAAGGCGAGATCTTAATTGATGATGTAGATATCAGAAAATATCCTAAAGAAGAATTGCGTAAAAAATTGGGCCTCGTTTTGCAGGAACCATTCATGTTTTATGGCGATATTGCTTCAAATATTCGTTTGTATAATAAAAATATTACTGATGAGCAAATTAAAGATGCAGCCAAGGCAGTTCAAGCAGATCAATTTATTGAAAAGATGCCAGGTAAATATCATGCCAAGGTAATCGAAGGTGGCGAAGAACTGAGTCAAGGACAGCGCCAATTGATCTCATTTGCTAGAACTTTGGTTACAGACCCTAAAGTTTTGGTATTGGACGAAGCTACAGCTAACGTTGATACCGAAACTGAAACTATGATCCAACAGGGACTTAAACGTTTACGTAAAGGTAGAACAACTTTAGCGATTGCTCACCGTTTGTCTACAATTGCCGATGCAGATCAAATTATTGTGTTAGACAAGGGGAGAATCATTGAACGTGGTAACCATGAACAGCTTCTTGCTAAGAAGGGTTACTACTACAACTTGTACACCTTGCAAAATAATGAAAACAAAGAATAG
- a CDS encoding ABC transporter ATP-binding protein, whose translation MNIFKKLGWFFKQERKRYIIGITFLALTSLANLIPPRVLGLMADQLDQGHISWGQYGMLILAVLAAAFVLYILRYFWRKQIWGGAAELERQMRSKLFDHFMIMDRTFYQRHRTGDLMAHATNDVTAIQNVAGDGVLTLVDSLVMGLSTMIAMIIFVDWRLTIVALLPLPFLALGAWKLGGRLHDAFDKSQAAFSRLNNKTQESVSGIKVLKTFGQGKEDTQAFDKMVDDTININKKVFVWDSLFDPLGTVVIGATYVITIIYGGLLVTNKVLSIGQLVSFIAYIANMVWPMFAIGYLFNILERGSASYDRVEKLLYEKPLITDAHADQSIKAQDLQGDLHFDIKSFAYPDEKDIPVLKNIDFTLKPGQTLGLVGRVGAGKTTIIQLLLREFDQYDGEITLNGINIKKIPLKVLLSQISYVPQNNFLFSTSIGRNIAFSEADAGKNEIAAAAKKSDLHDDVLQMPHGYETLVGENGLSLSGGQRQRMSIARALLKDSQILILDDALSAVDAKTETEILTSLRNERKDKTTMIAAHRLTSVMDADLILVLKDGQIIERGNHQDLLKENGWYAEMWRRQELQAKVGEDVDE comes from the coding sequence ATGAACATATTTAAAAAACTGGGTTGGTTTTTTAAACAAGAAAGGAAACGTTATATTATCGGAATTACTTTTCTTGCTTTAACCTCTTTAGCCAACTTAATTCCGCCAAGAGTATTAGGACTGATGGCGGATCAGCTGGATCAAGGTCACATCTCATGGGGGCAATATGGGATGTTGATTCTAGCTGTTTTGGCTGCCGCCTTTGTTTTATATATTTTGCGCTACTTTTGGCGTAAGCAAATTTGGGGCGGGGCCGCAGAACTAGAACGACAAATGCGTTCTAAACTGTTCGACCACTTTATGATCATGGACAGAACATTTTATCAGCGCCACCGAACCGGTGACTTGATGGCCCATGCAACTAACGATGTGACTGCAATTCAAAACGTAGCCGGTGATGGTGTTTTAACCTTGGTTGACTCACTTGTAATGGGCTTATCAACAATGATTGCCATGATCATTTTCGTTGATTGGCGACTAACCATCGTTGCCTTATTGCCACTGCCATTTTTAGCATTAGGTGCTTGGAAACTTGGGGGTCGTTTACACGATGCTTTTGATAAGTCACAGGCGGCCTTTTCTCGCTTGAATAATAAGACTCAAGAATCAGTTTCAGGCATTAAGGTACTTAAAACTTTTGGTCAAGGAAAAGAAGATACCCAAGCTTTTGACAAGATGGTTGATGATACTATTAACATCAATAAAAAAGTGTTTGTTTGGGACTCCTTGTTTGATCCATTGGGTACGGTAGTTATTGGTGCAACCTATGTAATTACCATTATTTATGGTGGACTTTTAGTTACAAATAAAGTGCTATCGATTGGTCAGCTCGTTTCCTTTATTGCCTATATTGCCAACATGGTTTGGCCGATGTTTGCGATTGGTTATTTGTTCAATATTTTGGAAAGAGGTAGTGCGAGCTACGACCGTGTAGAAAAGCTACTTTATGAAAAACCGTTAATCACTGATGCCCACGCTGATCAAAGTATTAAGGCTCAAGACTTACAAGGTGATTTGCATTTTGATATTAAATCGTTTGCTTATCCTGATGAAAAGGATATTCCAGTGTTAAAGAACATCGATTTCACCTTAAAACCTGGTCAAACTTTAGGTTTAGTAGGTCGTGTAGGTGCTGGTAAAACGACAATCATTCAGCTGCTATTGAGAGAATTCGACCAATATGACGGTGAAATTACCTTAAATGGCATCAATATCAAGAAAATTCCGCTTAAAGTTTTACTTAGCCAAATATCTTATGTTCCCCAGAACAACTTCCTCTTTTCAACGAGTATTGGTAGAAATATTGCTTTCTCAGAGGCAGATGCAGGCAAAAATGAGATTGCGGCAGCTGCTAAGAAGAGTGATTTGCACGATGATGTTTTACAAATGCCACATGGCTATGAGACTTTAGTCGGTGAAAATGGACTTTCACTTTCTGGTGGTCAACGTCAAAGAATGTCCATTGCCCGTGCTTTGCTTAAAGATAGCCAAATTTTGATTTTGGATGATGCTTTATCAGCGGTTGATGCAAAGACTGAAACCGAAATTCTAACTTCTTTGAGAAATGAAAGAAAAGATAAGACCACGATGATTGCGGCACATAGATTGACATCGGTCATGGATGCCGATTTGATCTTAGTCTTAAAAGACGGCCAAATTATTGAACGAGGCAATCACCAAGATCTGCTCAAAGAAAATGGCTGGTATGCGGAAATGTGGCGTAGACAAGAATTGCAAGCAAAGGTGGGTGAAGATGTAGATGAATAA
- a CDS encoding YneF family protein, which yields MNLGLAIFLIIIALLVGATAGFYGARAYMKKYFKENPPISEDMIVAMMSQMGQKPSNKKVHQVMNMMKHQQK from the coding sequence ATGAATTTAGGTTTAGCAATATTTTTGATTATTATTGCACTTTTAGTTGGTGCAACAGCAGGTTTTTATGGTGCAAGAGCATACATGAAGAAATACTTTAAGGAAAATCCTCCTATTAGTGAAGATATGATCGTTGCTATGATGTCTCAAATGGGACAAAAGCCTTCTAACAAGAAGGTTCATCAAGTAATGAACATGATGAAGCATCAACAAAAGTAA
- a CDS encoding DUF896 domain-containing protein: MNKDIMSKEEEKKVTDRINELYHKKVKEGLTPEEEAERKELHEKFIANFRAAFKQDVEDMVIIDKNGKEVTSERAKRAQRRKGLRKD, encoded by the coding sequence ATGAATAAGGATATTATGAGCAAAGAAGAAGAAAAAAAGGTAACTGACCGTATTAACGAACTTTACCACAAGAAGGTAAAGGAAGGTCTAACTCCTGAAGAAGAAGCTGAACGTAAGGAACTTCATGAGAAGTTTATTGCCAACTTTAGAGCAGCCTTTAAGCAAGACGTTGAAGATATGGTAATTATCGATAAAAACGGTAAAGAAGTAACCTCAGAAAGAGCAAAACGTGCTCAAAGAAGAAAAGGTCTTAGAAAAGATTAA
- the lexA gene encoding transcriptional repressor LexA encodes MPKKNSETKQLEILRYIYDTVEHRGFPPTVREICTAVNLSSTSTVHGHLARLERKGLLIKDATKPRALEITPEGKDALGIKPKEIPVVGVVTAGQPILAVQDIDEYFPLPPDLENDAGELFMLKVHGESMINAGILNGDSVIVRKQNSANNGEIVVAMTEENEATVKRFYEENGHYRLQPENDTMDPIILPKVSILGKVVSLYRNNID; translated from the coding sequence ATGCCTAAAAAGAATAGTGAAACTAAACAATTAGAAATTTTACGCTATATTTATGACACTGTCGAACATCGCGGCTTCCCACCTACAGTGCGTGAGATTTGTACCGCAGTTAATCTATCTTCAACTTCAACTGTCCACGGACATTTAGCTCGTCTTGAGCGCAAAGGCTTATTAATTAAGGACGCTACTAAGCCACGTGCCTTGGAAATTACCCCTGAAGGTAAAGATGCCCTTGGCATTAAGCCAAAGGAAATTCCAGTTGTCGGCGTGGTTACCGCAGGTCAACCAATCCTTGCAGTACAAGACATTGATGAATACTTCCCACTTCCACCAGATTTGGAAAATGATGCTGGTGAACTCTTCATGCTTAAGGTTCACGGTGAAAGTATGATCAACGCTGGTATTCTTAATGGCGATAGCGTCATTGTCAGAAAACAAAATTCAGCTAACAACGGTGAAATTGTTGTTGCTATGACCGAAGAAAATGAAGCCACAGTTAAGCGTTTCTACGAGGAAAACGGTCATTACCGCCTCCAACCTGAAAATGATACTATGGATCCAATCATTTTGCCAAAGGTAAGCATTTTGGGTAAGGTTGTTAGCCTTTACCGTAACAATATTGATTAA
- a CDS encoding SGNH/GDSL hydrolase family protein, with translation MSNETFLIPIRQNNDLSDVALNELRMDLDEHPLNQRKYTELAYLPGNSRKYSLNSVKTIESPLRHKKILFLGSSVTFGFGALGESFVDYLWRKDGIDAIKDAENGTTLVDQDTSYHGDSYVARFKEELTEDRPDMLVLQLSTNDANTNQKLGKISSDDTFDTQTIIGAIEYIINEAHKKWDCPILIYTNPYFESNLYEQMVDSTLELAKKWGVQVLDLYHNSEFKKQDSLYMADEIHPTRAGYLEKWMPLFEEQLNNLLLKNKLNLI, from the coding sequence ATGAGTAACGAAACTTTTTTAATACCTATTAGACAAAATAATGATTTATCTGATGTTGCCTTAAATGAGTTGAGAATGGATTTGGATGAGCATCCTCTAAATCAACGTAAATATACTGAACTTGCATATTTGCCTGGCAACAGCCGCAAGTATAGTTTGAATAGTGTTAAAACGATTGAAAGTCCATTGCGTCATAAGAAGATTTTGTTCTTAGGTTCATCAGTTACTTTTGGCTTTGGTGCCTTAGGTGAATCATTCGTAGATTATTTATGGAGGAAAGACGGAATCGACGCTATTAAAGATGCTGAAAATGGCACGACTTTGGTAGATCAAGATACAAGCTATCATGGTGACTCATACGTTGCCCGTTTTAAGGAAGAGCTTACAGAAGATAGGCCAGATATGCTTGTCTTGCAACTGTCAACTAATGATGCCAATACCAATCAAAAACTGGGTAAAATCAGTTCAGATGATACTTTTGATACGCAAACCATTATTGGCGCAATTGAGTATATCATCAATGAAGCACACAAAAAGTGGGATTGTCCTATTTTGATTTATACCAATCCATACTTTGAAAGTAATTTGTATGAACAAATGGTAGATAGTACGCTTGAACTTGCTAAAAAATGGGGAGTTCAAGTACTGGATCTTTATCATAATTCCGAATTTAAAAAGCAAGATTCACTTTATATGGCTGATGAAATCCATCCAACGCGTGCTGGCTATTTAGAGAAATGGATGCCTTTATTTGAAGAGCAGCTAAACAATCTTTTGCTAAAAAATAAGCTAAATTTAATTTAG
- a CDS encoding uracil-DNA glycosylase, producing the protein MNYPQELIDEVKKRSAGMRLEGINSGSGPKHPKLMIIGEAPGRNEIVNNIPFSGDAGKELNKSLAQIGLTRDDVYITSAVRSRPYAIKKVFSKRENKEVTKYPNRKPTKKEVLAHAPFLDYEIDYAQTKLIVALGNTGLERLLGPGHKISKEHGKVIENTPILRLNPQKDGYVWSKQKYTIFPEYHPAAVFYNRKLSDNIIKDWNIIKPYLEKEK; encoded by the coding sequence TTGAACTATCCTCAAGAGTTGATAGATGAAGTTAAAAAGCGTTCTGCAGGTATGCGACTTGAAGGAATCAATTCAGGTAGTGGACCTAAGCATCCTAAGTTGATGATTATTGGTGAAGCACCCGGCAGAAATGAAATAGTTAATAACATTCCTTTTAGCGGGGATGCAGGCAAAGAATTAAATAAATCTTTAGCGCAGATAGGTTTAACTAGGGATGATGTCTACATAACTAGTGCAGTCAGAAGCAGACCATATGCAATTAAAAAGGTCTTTAGTAAACGTGAGAATAAGGAAGTTACTAAGTATCCCAATCGCAAGCCAACCAAAAAGGAAGTTTTAGCCCATGCACCTTTTTTAGACTATGAAATAGATTATGCGCAAACTAAATTAATAGTCGCTTTAGGCAATACCGGATTGGAACGTTTGCTTGGTCCAGGACATAAAATATCGAAAGAACATGGCAAAGTAATTGAAAATACGCCAATTTTACGGCTCAATCCACAAAAAGATGGTTATGTTTGGTCAAAACAAAAATACACGATCTTTCCTGAATATCATCCAGCTGCTGTTTTTTACAATCGCAAACTAAGTGATAATATTATTAAAGATTGGAATATAATTAAGCCTTATCTAGAAAAGGAAAAATAA
- the rplS gene encoding 50S ribosomal protein L19: MDPLIQELTKEQIRDDIPAFRAGDTVTVHVRVVEGTHERIQLFEGVVIKKKGTGIGATYTVRKIASGVGVERTFPVNDPRVAKVEVKRHGRVRRAKLYYLRERHGKSARIAEARR, encoded by the coding sequence ATGGATCCATTAATTCAAGAATTAACTAAAGAACAAATTCGTGATGATATTCCTGCTTTCCGTGCAGGTGATACTGTTACTGTTCACGTACGTGTTGTTGAAGGTACTCACGAACGTATTCAGTTATTCGAAGGTGTTGTAATTAAGAAGAAGGGTACTGGCATCGGTGCTACTTACACTGTTCGTAAGATTGCTTCAGGTGTTGGTGTTGAAAGAACTTTCCCAGTTAACGACCCACGTGTTGCTAAGGTAGAAGTTAAGCGTCATGGTCGTGTACGTCGCGCTAAGCTTTACTACTTACGTGAACGTCACGGCAAGTCAGCAAGAATTGCTGAAGCACGTCGTTAA